One window from the genome of Gimesia aquarii encodes:
- a CDS encoding fibronectin type III domain-containing protein produces MRSLFTLLSISLLIITDAIAGDPIQLPVTKDNSIVMVDREWELNAGQQGRIRIKGNQHMVAMAFDTSAIAGKRVKNATLVCLQGKETISGVTISTIATPWDEQRSNGLTAGMDGIKGWGYKGARFPAVCGGNGFTLVHNTNSKIRDGKYYWDVPPDMIHAMAIGVAHGLALHEHSADTRRNPTIFAHEQSGKKPYLMVELDDQVDAVPDAPTELRLVSADSTSAQLMLKSPLRDGFAYEVTIDGKLLGRHNIPLVRNGHEQSIPLRDLPSSIAADRPYEIKVVTLNRTGQRSKPAVLRSVVLKSGLIDKPRVTFARAHSSPVAGLSVIPVTDKYDASGKSVGKLPRDYRTHNAIFDGRRVQLTAAAGEVIGFQILLRGDTGKKVSVKVQLDEPEPRIDLYQAVYVPANGRSIPDPLLPLPDSISLKPDTDRSVVADIYIPFNASPGLRRGKITISDGRVVPLMIKVLPFALPRQASFFCEMNSYGLPDHVNDYYALQQIAYDHRVHSNILHYSHHTAAPGARKSNFDMRLRSGRRMDNKRYDGIQPGSKVGYWDDFVEAFGPYIDGSLFKDGHRGPIPAPGFYLTFHESWPLNCRAYFNGNPDAYQSFADRPVYAQTYVNILQDFARLAESKGWKQTGFQVYFNNKGSLNEKTKAPWILDEPASYWDYRALQFYGELTDRGRIAPEVQINYRIDISRPEYCRGQLDRRDDFWVVSTSAFQNYRRLVTDRMQRDGLKVWVYGTSNHVNETNRNVQAWALDAWQDGATGIVPWQTVNKSGSALKKADQLGLFIFDKNAANETVIRHSMRLKAYRDAQQLIEYLNLLQKQRGWTQDQMRRFVNQFVNLNAQVTKTNEADAGTTAYGRLSASGLEILRMAAAKLLTMQ; encoded by the coding sequence ATGCGATCCCTGTTTACTCTGCTCTCAATATCGTTGCTCATCATAACAGATGCTATCGCAGGAGATCCGATTCAACTGCCGGTGACCAAAGACAACTCGATTGTTATGGTTGATAGAGAGTGGGAGCTGAACGCCGGACAGCAGGGGCGGATTCGTATCAAAGGCAACCAGCATATGGTTGCCATGGCGTTTGACACCTCTGCCATCGCGGGGAAACGAGTGAAAAACGCCACGCTGGTTTGTCTACAGGGGAAAGAGACGATTTCCGGTGTAACTATTTCCACAATCGCCACACCTTGGGATGAACAACGTTCAAACGGTTTGACCGCAGGAATGGATGGCATTAAAGGCTGGGGCTATAAGGGAGCTCGGTTCCCAGCGGTGTGTGGTGGTAACGGATTTACGTTGGTACACAATACAAATTCAAAAATTCGTGATGGCAAGTATTATTGGGACGTGCCACCCGACATGATTCATGCAATGGCGATTGGTGTTGCTCATGGGCTGGCTCTTCACGAACATAGTGCAGATACGCGACGCAATCCAACAATCTTTGCGCATGAACAATCTGGGAAGAAGCCATACTTGATGGTTGAGCTTGACGATCAGGTTGATGCAGTTCCAGATGCTCCGACAGAGTTACGATTGGTTTCAGCGGATAGTACCTCAGCGCAACTAATGCTGAAGTCTCCCCTGCGTGATGGGTTTGCTTACGAAGTCACCATCGATGGTAAGCTGCTTGGCCGACACAATATTCCGCTTGTGAGGAATGGTCACGAGCAATCGATTCCACTGCGAGATCTCCCTTCATCGATCGCGGCAGATCGGCCGTATGAAATCAAGGTCGTCACACTGAATCGTACAGGACAGCGTTCAAAGCCTGCGGTGCTTCGTAGTGTGGTTCTGAAATCCGGTTTGATCGATAAACCAAGGGTGACCTTTGCACGAGCGCATTCCTCACCCGTTGCTGGTCTGAGTGTGATTCCGGTCACGGACAAATATGACGCTTCAGGAAAGTCTGTCGGTAAACTTCCCAGAGATTACCGGACTCACAACGCAATCTTCGACGGTCGGCGCGTTCAGCTCACAGCCGCTGCCGGCGAAGTAATTGGATTTCAGATACTGCTGCGAGGCGATACAGGTAAAAAAGTGTCCGTCAAAGTCCAACTGGACGAACCTGAGCCTCGGATCGATTTGTATCAAGCTGTTTACGTTCCGGCAAATGGCCGCTCGATTCCCGATCCACTGCTGCCGCTACCTGATTCCATTTCACTCAAGCCCGATACTGACCGCTCCGTTGTAGCCGATATTTATATTCCCTTCAATGCTTCACCAGGCCTTCGCCGGGGGAAGATCACCATTTCCGACGGACGTGTCGTACCGCTGATGATCAAAGTTCTTCCCTTTGCTTTGCCTCGCCAAGCGTCATTCTTCTGCGAGATGAATAGCTATGGGTTGCCCGATCATGTCAACGATTACTATGCGCTGCAACAAATTGCGTACGATCATCGAGTCCACTCAAACATCCTGCATTACTCACACCATACCGCAGCACCGGGAGCGAGGAAGAGTAATTTCGATATGCGTTTGCGTTCCGGTCGACGGATGGACAATAAACGGTACGATGGTATTCAACCGGGTTCTAAAGTCGGATACTGGGACGATTTTGTGGAAGCTTTTGGGCCGTACATTGATGGTTCACTGTTCAAAGATGGTCATCGTGGTCCGATTCCGGCACCAGGCTTCTACCTGACGTTTCACGAAAGCTGGCCGTTGAATTGTCGAGCCTACTTCAACGGCAATCCGGACGCATATCAATCGTTTGCTGATCGGCCCGTGTATGCTCAGACGTATGTCAACATCCTGCAGGACTTTGCTCGACTTGCAGAATCCAAAGGATGGAAGCAAACCGGCTTTCAAGTCTACTTCAACAATAAGGGATCTCTCAACGAGAAGACCAAAGCGCCGTGGATTTTGGATGAACCGGCAAGCTATTGGGATTACCGGGCGCTGCAGTTCTATGGAGAGCTGACCGACCGTGGCCGTATTGCACCGGAAGTTCAGATCAATTATCGCATTGATATTTCTCGTCCGGAATACTGCCGTGGTCAACTGGATCGACGCGATGATTTCTGGGTTGTGTCAACATCAGCGTTTCAGAATTATCGTCGTCTGGTAACAGACCGCATGCAGCGTGATGGCTTGAAGGTTTGGGTTTACGGGACATCAAATCACGTCAATGAAACAAACCGCAACGTACAGGCCTGGGCACTGGATGCCTGGCAGGACGGAGCAACTGGCATTGTTCCCTGGCAGACGGTCAATAAATCGGGGAGTGCATTGAAAAAAGCGGACCAATTGGGTCTGTTCATCTTCGACAAAAACGCTGCTAACGAAACCGTCATTCGGCATTCGATGCGATTGAAGGCTTATCGCGATGCACAGCAGTTGATCGAGTATCTCAACCTGCTTCAGAAACAACGAGGCTGGACTCAGGATCAGATGCGGCGCTTTGTTAATCAATTCGTGAATCTAAACGCTCAGGTTACCAAAACCAATGAAGCGGATGCGGGTACGACCGCCTATGGTCGGCTGTCAGCTTCGGGACTTGAGATACTCAGGATGGCAGCAGCAAAACTGTTGACGATGCAGTAG
- a CDS encoding lactonase family protein, with amino-acid sequence MNLPNQSRRSFLKTSVAMSSSAIPLVAGLAQAKSNDTEKPLMAYVGTFSSPLKDVLETQVDLPPGNGRGIHLFKVNRETGAMTPAGIHPMGTSPSCLAVNAEGTRLYSTNETDRVGKEKHGSVSAFKINKQDGSLEALNTVDSGGAGPTYVSIHPSGRFLLIANYFGGSISVLPILEDGRLGEATDIKNDAGKIGPTTATNAPKGSFAISGHDRTHAHMIQSDPSGRFVLHVDLGLDKIYIWKFNEKTGKLTANDPPSVSLPPGDGPRHFHFHPNGRWFYSIQEEGSTIVLFDYDSKAGTLTPRQTISTLPAEFVGSNFCSEILVSDDGKFVYAGNRLHDSIGIFSVGSEGKLTYIGEEWTRGDYPRSFSFDPTGRFLYCCNQRADNIAVFQVVKNTGKLKFTNHYAAVGNPSHIVFLDLAKKG; translated from the coding sequence ATGAATCTTCCCAATCAATCTCGCCGTTCGTTTCTTAAAACTTCTGTTGCCATGTCGTCGAGTGCAATTCCACTTGTTGCTGGGCTGGCTCAGGCAAAATCGAATGATACGGAGAAGCCGCTGATGGCCTATGTCGGCACCTTCAGTTCTCCTTTAAAGGATGTGTTAGAAACTCAAGTTGACTTGCCACCTGGTAATGGTCGTGGAATTCATCTTTTCAAGGTGAATCGAGAGACCGGAGCTATGACACCTGCCGGCATTCATCCGATGGGGACAAGCCCAAGTTGCCTGGCCGTCAATGCAGAAGGCACGCGGCTTTATTCTACGAATGAAACTGATCGTGTGGGAAAAGAAAAGCATGGTTCCGTCAGCGCTTTCAAAATCAACAAACAAGATGGAAGTTTGGAGGCACTCAACACCGTTGATTCTGGTGGAGCAGGTCCTACTTATGTGAGTATCCATCCTTCCGGTCGTTTTCTATTGATCGCAAACTATTTTGGAGGATCTATATCAGTGCTTCCCATTCTGGAAGATGGTCGATTGGGAGAGGCGACTGACATTAAAAACGATGCCGGAAAAATTGGTCCGACAACGGCAACAAACGCGCCGAAAGGCAGCTTTGCCATCAGCGGACATGATCGAACACACGCGCACATGATTCAAAGCGATCCTTCAGGCCGTTTTGTCCTGCATGTCGATCTGGGCTTAGATAAAATCTATATCTGGAAGTTCAATGAAAAAACGGGAAAACTGACTGCGAATGATCCACCCTCAGTCTCGCTCCCTCCCGGCGATGGCCCTCGGCATTTCCATTTTCATCCCAATGGGCGTTGGTTCTATTCTATTCAAGAAGAAGGTTCGACCATCGTTTTGTTCGATTATGACTCGAAAGCGGGAACGCTGACGCCACGGCAAACGATTTCCACGCTGCCAGCCGAATTTGTGGGAAGCAACTTTTGCTCAGAAATTCTGGTTTCCGACGATGGCAAGTTTGTGTATGCAGGTAACCGTTTGCATGACAGCATCGGAATCTTTTCTGTTGGTTCAGAGGGCAAACTGACCTACATCGGTGAAGAATGGACACGCGGAGATTATCCACGTAGTTTCAGTTTCGATCCCACAGGGCGATTCCTGTATTGCTGCAACCAACGGGCAGATAACATCGCCGTCTTCCAAGTAGTCAAGAACACGGGCAAATTGAAATTCACCAACCACTATGCCGCTGTCGGCAACCCGTCGCACATCGTCTTTCTTGATCTGGCAAAAAAGGGATAG
- a CDS encoding nuclear transport factor 2 family protein yields MTELEIWVEKQKIHELCARYTLTLDRHDIEGWADCFTEEAVFGFGDVALRGRDKIAAYGQVHKELGSRHLNTSLLFEIDSSGQRATGQSTTVVTFTTRQGYKLAFLGRYDDEVLKVDGRWLFSRRWVVADPLPEDPEFDLLGADPELAPLAQRLLDAYQRLGDLA; encoded by the coding sequence ATGACTGAATTAGAGATCTGGGTCGAGAAACAAAAGATTCACGAGCTGTGTGCGCGGTACACGCTGACTTTGGATCGCCACGACATCGAAGGTTGGGCTGACTGTTTCACCGAAGAGGCAGTGTTTGGATTCGGTGATGTTGCCTTGCGCGGACGAGACAAGATCGCAGCATATGGGCAAGTTCACAAAGAGCTAGGGTCGCGGCATCTCAACACATCGTTGCTCTTCGAGATCGACTCAAGTGGACAGCGCGCTACGGGACAGTCGACCACCGTGGTCACCTTTACGACGCGGCAGGGTTACAAGCTCGCCTTCCTGGGGCGCTACGACGATGAAGTTCTCAAAGTCGACGGACGTTGGCTGTTCTCGCGCCGCTGGGTCGTCGCGGACCCGCTTCCGGAAGATCCTGAATTCGATCTGCTTGGTGCGGACCCGGAGTTGGCGCCCCTGGCTCAGCGATTGCTGGATGCGTACCAGAGGCTTGGAGATCTCGCATAG